DNA from Candidatus Chlorobium masyuteum:
TATGGTAAAAGATTTTAAATGGACCTTCGACACTATGACTTCTGATCTTCAGTTTGCCCTTGAAATAGCCGAACAGGCCGGCCGGTTAACCCTCGATTATTTTTCCGGCAAATCCCTGCAGGTATTTACCAAAAGGGATTCATCTCCGGTAACCGAAGCGGATCGGAAAGCTGAAGAGCTGATCAGAAGTTCGATAAGTTCAAAATATCCGGATGATGGTGTGCTTGGCGAAGAGTTTGATGAGCATCCATCGGCAAACAATCGACGCTGGATTATTGATCCGATTGATGGCACCAAGGCGTTTATTCATGGTGTGCCGCTCTATGGTGTCTTGATTGCTCTTGAGGTTGATGCGGCAATACAGCTTGGCGTTGTTCATTTTCCCGCTCTCAAAGAGCTCTATTATGCTGAAAAGGGATGCGGGGCATTTATGAATGGCTCTCCCATATCGGTCTCCTCGATTGTCGAGCTCCCAGATGCGACGGTTGTTTATACCGAAAAAGAGTATCTGCTTGATCTGCCCTCGCAGCATCCTGTTGACCGGCTTCGCCTGGAGGGGGGACTGGTGCGTGGCTGGGGTGACTGCTATGGCCATATGCTTGTGGCATCAGGCCGGGCAGAAGTGGCCGTTGATAAAATTATGAGCCCCTGGGATTGTGCGGCCCTGATACCGGTTGTTACTGAGGCAGGCGGCATCTGTTTTGACTACCGCGGCGAGGCAACCATTTACGGGGAAGGCCTTGTCAGTGCCAATCATGCAATTGGCAGTGTGCTGCTTCAGGATATCGCAAATCATCTTTGATTACTCTTGATGACAACAGTTCTTCTTCTTGCTGTCGTTCTGCTGCTCCTTGCAGTTCTGGTTATGCTCCTGACCGGTTGGCCGGGCAGAGTACAGAAGGAGATCGAACATACCGGAATGGAGCTGCGCAGGGAACTTTCCCAGCATCGGGCTGACTCGCTGCAGCTTCTCCATGCCATGCGTATTGAACTGGAGGAGTCGTTAAGGGAGACGATCGAACAGAAACTCGACGCTGTTGCGGTTGATAGTCGCCGCACCGCTGAGCGGCGCAAAAAGCCGGTTCCTGTTCAGTCGCAAAATCCATTGCATGATGAAGAAGAGGTGGAAGCGGAAGATGACCTTAATGGTCGGTACCGCCGCAGAAATGGTTCCGGCGCAGGTTCGGCAGCGGATGATCGCCAGCTTATGCTTTTTTCCGTTACAGATG
Protein-coding regions in this window:
- the hisN gene encoding histidinol-phosphatase, which translates into the protein MVKDFKWTFDTMTSDLQFALEIAEQAGRLTLDYFSGKSLQVFTKRDSSPVTEADRKAEELIRSSISSKYPDDGVLGEEFDEHPSANNRRWIIDPIDGTKAFIHGVPLYGVLIALEVDAAIQLGVVHFPALKELYYAEKGCGAFMNGSPISVSSIVELPDATVVYTEKEYLLDLPSQHPVDRLRLEGGLVRGWGDCYGHMLVASGRAEVAVDKIMSPWDCAALIPVVTEAGGICFDYRGEATIYGEGLVSANHAIGSVLLQDIANHL